From a single Desulfuromonadales bacterium genomic region:
- a CDS encoding biopolymer transporter ExbD: MDMTTFMNLMVVLIPFLLIGAVFSRVTVMELSVPTAAGGAAIVKPNFTIEVIVRDAGLEIANGSSVVAAIPKTGNQYDLKLLSEMLVRLKADYPEKKEATVLMEPGIEYDYLIQVMDTLRGAEVRVAGSEVMQKVELFPDISIGDAP; encoded by the coding sequence TTGGATATGACCACCTTCATGAATCTGATGGTGGTGCTCATACCGTTTCTGCTTATCGGTGCCGTTTTCTCACGCGTGACGGTCATGGAGTTGAGCGTGCCGACCGCCGCCGGTGGGGCGGCTATTGTAAAGCCAAACTTCACTATCGAAGTGATCGTTCGTGATGCCGGGCTGGAGATTGCCAACGGCTCGTCAGTGGTGGCTGCCATCCCGAAGACGGGGAATCAGTACGATCTGAAGTTGCTGTCCGAAATGCTCGTCCGCCTGAAGGCCGATTACCCGGAGAAGAAAGAGGCAACGGTTTTGATGGAGCCGGGAATCGAATACGACTACCTGATTCAGGTCATGGACACGCTTCGTGGCGCCGAAGTACGGGTGGCGGGGAGTGAAGTGATGCAGAAAGTAGAGCTGTTCCCCGACATATCGATTGGAGACGCGCCATGA
- a CDS encoding biopolymer transporter ExbD translates to MTNTRRLRRMGRNKKKVPSLNLTSLMDVFTILVFFLLFNTGSTEVVESPKEIKLPHSVIEAKPRETVVIMVSPEAVLVQGQAVIGTPELLASRNETIAAVTARLDQIERNIIGISTKTVVDSKEVTILADKTIPFSALKKIMSTCTGSGYGKISLAVIQKASQS, encoded by the coding sequence ATGACGAATACCAGACGCCTAAGACGGATGGGGCGCAACAAGAAAAAGGTGCCAAGCCTGAACCTGACGTCGCTGATGGATGTCTTTACCATTCTGGTGTTCTTCCTGCTTTTCAACACGGGCTCCACTGAGGTTGTGGAATCCCCCAAGGAGATCAAACTGCCCCACTCGGTGATCGAGGCCAAGCCAAGGGAAACGGTCGTGATCATGGTCAGTCCGGAGGCTGTGCTGGTTCAGGGCCAAGCCGTGATCGGCACCCCCGAACTGCTTGCATCCAGGAATGAGACGATTGCGGCGGTAACCGCCCGGCTGGATCAGATTGAACGCAATATTATCGGGATAAGCACCAAGACGGTCGTCGACAGCAAGGAGGTCACCATCCTTGCAGATAAAACGATTCCGTTCAGTGCGCTCAAGAAAATAATGTCAACCTGCACGGGGTCTGGATACGGGAAGATTTCTCTCGCGGTCATCCAGAAGGCCTCGCAAAGCTAG
- a CDS encoding AgmX/PglI C-terminal domain-containing protein, producing the protein MNTSLLTQELEPLNAQIEQTRAKLEVLGGELRVVEAELETFSADRQRFDALRDACNALDKLTELKAGELFWEGVPEVTDAAGHINRLRGRVARFEGEIRGVLEKQAALKAQVNDGLNELDYLFDEVNDAHARDERRKEEFIIEREISPVPPRALVMPWTTDGECEKRFRRAMLTALFFSMVLGYLIPLVNVPVPDRMALVVEIPERLAMLVKKEPPRPEPVAERPREEKKPQTDQGQTEKKTQPEQQKPQERPAAKGEPKPGTPGEVQLARKKAENTGLLAFKSDFADLMEEIPVARLGAEARLSKDASQAAGQAQAQRSLVAMQAQGSSGGIGNAGVSRNLGYGGSGGGNGVGRGGSGGGGGGGNADRIGGVGFARVESAVAGLAEESRPLSSGAGPARTDEEIQIVFDRYKAALYRIYNTELRKNPTLRGKILMRITIEPGGEVSACSVESTDLASPELVAQIVERVKRFNFGPKEDVPKTTILYPIDFLPAV; encoded by the coding sequence GTGAATACATCCTTATTGACACAGGAATTGGAGCCACTGAACGCGCAGATCGAGCAGACTCGGGCGAAACTCGAGGTGCTTGGAGGTGAGCTGCGCGTGGTAGAGGCAGAGCTCGAAACGTTTTCCGCCGACAGACAGCGGTTCGACGCCTTGCGGGATGCCTGCAATGCGCTCGACAAGCTGACCGAACTGAAAGCGGGCGAGCTCTTTTGGGAGGGAGTGCCGGAGGTTACCGATGCTGCCGGACACATTAATCGACTTCGGGGTCGGGTTGCCCGTTTCGAAGGAGAGATACGGGGGGTTCTGGAAAAACAGGCGGCGCTCAAGGCGCAGGTCAACGACGGCCTCAATGAGCTGGACTACCTGTTTGATGAGGTAAACGATGCCCATGCCCGTGATGAGCGGCGCAAGGAAGAATTCATCATCGAGCGGGAGATTTCCCCCGTTCCTCCCCGGGCGCTGGTCATGCCCTGGACTACCGATGGGGAGTGCGAAAAGCGCTTCCGCCGCGCCATGCTCACTGCGTTGTTCTTCAGCATGGTCCTTGGCTATCTCATTCCCCTCGTGAATGTGCCGGTGCCGGATCGGATGGCCCTCGTCGTTGAGATTCCGGAACGATTGGCCATGCTGGTCAAGAAGGAACCGCCCAGGCCGGAACCGGTGGCGGAGCGGCCCAGGGAAGAGAAGAAGCCGCAGACCGATCAGGGTCAAACCGAGAAGAAAACCCAACCTGAGCAGCAAAAACCTCAGGAGCGCCCGGCCGCCAAGGGAGAGCCGAAACCTGGAACCCCCGGCGAGGTCCAGCTCGCGCGGAAAAAAGCCGAAAACACCGGTCTTCTGGCGTTCAAGAGCGATTTTGCCGACCTCATGGAAGAAATCCCCGTGGCGAGGCTCGGCGCCGAGGCTCGTCTGAGCAAGGACGCCTCGCAGGCGGCAGGGCAGGCCCAGGCACAACGCTCGCTGGTGGCGATGCAGGCACAGGGATCCAGCGGCGGCATCGGCAATGCCGGCGTCAGCCGGAATCTCGGATATGGTGGCAGCGGCGGCGGAAATGGTGTCGGCAGGGGCGGCAGCGGCGGCGGTGGCGGCGGCGGCAATGCCGATCGAATTGGCGGGGTGGGTTTCGCCCGGGTAGAAAGTGCTGTCGCGGGCCTGGCCGAAGAGTCGCGGCCGCTCAGCTCGGGTGCTGGTCCGGCCCGAACCGATGAAGAAATCCAGATCGTATTCGACCGATACAAGGCGGCGCTCTATCGGATCTACAACACCGAATTGCGCAAGAATCCGACACTGCGCGGGAAGATCCTGATGCGAATCACCATCGAACCGGGTGGGGAAGTGTC